The genomic window ttttgaataatatttgataatataagtGTTTaggataaatttttatttgttataattCATTGTTGCCTCATTTTACTAAGAAGTGTACCTTACATTGTGCCTTACACTTAGGACCCAGGATGATTCTGCGCTTATAGCACATCTTGTGCTTTTTAAAACTATGCTTGTATGTGCCTTTTGATTGTTTGCgatgttttcaaattttgtaatttcactcatttatatttctatttttttttatattaattcataatttttttttttgtcatactATGAGTGtgtttaacaataattttaaggagtatttctaatctttttaatactttaaaaataaaaattttcaagtattagaaataatataaatacttcctataattaatataaaaacgccctctatatttttcattgttttggtGTAGTCTATGAAAAAGTGAGCCAATGTACTGACAAATATCTATAAACCAGGTGATGAgcaaataaaaactatttgatTCATGGCGAATCATTTTAACTTGTGGCTGAAGAATAGGCAAAGCcgattattttctatttttgctttaaataacaaataaattgaattaCAGAATCTAGTGATTggaaaaagcaaaagcaaaaagGTGAACAGAATTTTTGTTTCCGTCATTCCATCATCACGTATCATCAAAGGAGAGGATAATTGATGTGGTTCATCAATGTGggaatcatattttattaaaagccTATTATTCTACTTTTGCTTTAAGCAATACATAAACTAAGGCTGTCGGAGAATGAGGAATGGAAGTAtacatttcattcattttctcatcaattttatttttggataactCAAGTAATGatgtgaataaaataaaataaaattaaattttaggaaaatgaaaaatctcACTCATAACGAAGGTGTTTTGATTCCCTAGAtgtagtttatttttaaaattacttttcaaaaaataaaaaaacaaaactgtttgggtaaattatttttaaaaattatttgtttatttttattttttaaaaatattgtaaattcaatttaaataatataaactaaatttaattcaagttttagttaaaaataaaataactttataattaaaaataaattaaaaaaataaatagtttttaataaaatatgaatggtaatattataataaaatcataaattatatatatattttttcaaatactataaaaatatggatattaatatcttcataaaagcataattgattcattttattaaaaataaataataataatttaaaattaataattgttaatactattttattttgaataaattttaaaataaataaagtttattttctAAGGTATAAATGAGACCAACTTCTCATTACATGCATACTTTTTTTAGTACCGGATTATAGATAGaccattataattttttttatttaatctataattaattaatcaattttttaatcctaaattattcttaaaaattagaacATTCATCAAAGAATCCAAAGTATTAATTATGTTACaattaattattcttaaattttttctcatttctctatgttttcattttgtttctaaaaattagttaaaataacttttatttattctttaaaaatgattctcttttaattttaaaaacaatttttaaagaacaataatcaaatagtgttataaatctttaaaattatttttaatttttaaaaataaaatattgtttttaaatcaacTATGTAGACTTTTATTATTCAGTTAAAAAActctcaaaactattttttgttaaataaaaaaaaaatcattttagaccatgtagtttgagagttttttaaaataaaataaaaatattttaaactgtcaatattattgttaatttatttagtttctcattctcattctcactcTCATTTTACCTAATACTGAATTGAAAATAAGCAATCATGCCAACCTTATACTCTTAGTTGCATCCAATTATgataattgaaatcattaaattcattcgtagataaaaataattaattccaTTTCCCATACATTACAAGTTTTTGCTTTTGTGCTTTTCTTTGCCCGCATGCCACTTATTATATATAGTaggaaagaattatttttttaatttcattataaagCTGCAATGCCTCAAATTCAATACCCCTTCATGCCTCTCTGCCTCCACCATCCTGAAGCTCTACATCCCATCTTTCCATCTCACTAGTCTTTATTCATATTCTTCACTCCTCCTCCTCCATCAATCCCACCTTCTTCAACCCCTTATGGCGGACGCTCTCCTTTCTATTGTCTTAGACCGGTTGGCTTCTCTTATTCAACAACAATTTCATCATGAAGTTTGTCTGGTTGTGGGTGTTAAAAGAGAAATCCAAAGCCTCACCAACACACTCCAGATCGTCCGAGCTGTTGTTGCAGATGCAGAGAAGAGACAAGTGAACGAGGAACCTGTCAAGGTTTGGTTGGAGAGGCTTAAAGACATCGCCTACCAAATGGACGACGTGCTGGATGAGTGGAGCACTGCTTTTCTCAAATCTCAGATTGAGAGAGTTGAAAGCCCTTCCATGCCTAAGAAGAAGGTAAGCTCCTGCATTCCTTCCCCTTGCATCTGTTTCAAACGAGTCGCTAGGCGTCGTGACATTGCTCTTAAGATTAAGGGTATAAAACAAGAAGTTGACGACATTGCAAACGAGAGAAATCAGTTTGATTTTAAATCAACTAACAACGAGGAACTACAAAGAATTATAACCATCTCTGCAGTTGACACTACAGAGGTATATGGTCGGGATAGGGACGAGGGCATCATACTAAGGCAGCTGTTGGGTACGAGTTGTGAACAAAGCTTGGGCCTCTACACCATCTCCGTGTTTGGGATGGGAGGTATCGGCAAAACAACTCTTGCTCAACTAGCCTTTAACCACTATGACGTGAAGGCTCATTTTGAGATAAGAATCTGGGTCTGCGTTTCTGATCCTTTTGTCCCAATAAGAATTTTGAGGGCTATTCTTGAAGCCCTCCAAGGCCAGTCTTCTGATCTCCATGATCCTGAAGCTctacaacaaaaaattcaaaaatctatttatggGAAAAAGTTTCTCCTTGTGCTGGATGATGTGTGGACCGAAGACTATCAGTTGTGGGAACAACTCAAGAATTGTCTCAAGTGTGGAGGTGGTGGGAGTAGAATTTTAGTGACCACTCACAATGAGAGCGTTGCTAGGATGATGAGAAGCACATACATGCACTCCTTAGGAAGCTTACCATTAGAGCAAAGTCAGGCATTATTTTCCCAAATAGCTTTCTGCGGGAAGAGTACCGACAAAATTGAAGAACTAGAGGAAATTGGCAAAAAAATAGCAGACAAGTGCAAGGGGTTACCTCTTGCCGTTAAAGCTTTAGGGAGTCTGATGCagtccaaaaataataaagaggaTTGGGAGAATGTTTTGAATAGTAAAATGTGGGAATTGGATGTTTTTGAGAAAAAACTGTCCCCTGCCTTGTTGTTGAGTTATTATGATCTGCCCCCGCCAATTAAACAGTGCTTCTCATATTGTGCTGTCTTTCCCAAAGATCACTCAATTGAAAGAGATGACTTGATTAAGTTATGGATGGCACAAAGCTACCTCAACTCTAAGGCAGGCAGAGAGATGGAGACAGTTGGGAGAGAGTACTTTGAAAACTTAGCAGCTCGGTCTTTCTTCcaagattttgagaaagatgatAAGGGTAACATAGTAAGGTGCAAGATGCATGATATAGTGCATGACTTTGCTCAATTTTTGACCCACAACGAATGCTTAAATTTGGAGGATGATAGTGAAAACCTGAAGACGAACTTGTACCTTCAAAAAGGTCGTCATGCATCTTTAATGGTACATGGAAGTACCAAATTCCCTTTCTCCGACAATAACGTGAGAAATTTACGCACGCTTTTAGTTGTGTTTGACGACAGGTATAGAATTGACCCATTTCCACCTTATTCATTCCAGCAATTCAAATATCTTAGAGCAatggatttgagaggtaatgaCTCAATTGTAGAACTCCCAAGGGAGGTGGGTGAATTCGTACATCTTAGGTACCTTAATCTATCATATTGCAGGAGATTGGAAACATTGCCAGAAACAATCAGTGAGTTATGGAATCTGCAAACCTTGAATGTTTGTTGTTCTTTGCGCCTTAAAAAACTGCCTCAAGGAATGGGAAATCTAGTTAATTTGAGACATCTTTTAATTAGTGGGGGAATTTATGGTGTGAGAAGCCTCCCAAAAGGAGTTGGAAGATTAACCTCTCTTCGAACATTGCCTGCTTTTATTGTTTGTGATGAGGATGCAAGTGATGAGGTTGCAAGTGATGTGTGCGAAATAGAAGAAATGAGAAAGTTGAATGAGCTTCGAGGAGAGCTTGAAATAAAAGGACTGAGCAGTGTAGAAGATGCAGGGGAGGCTGAAAAGgcagaattaaaaaataagaaacaccTCCATGGTTTGACATTAAGTTTCAAACCATGGAAGAAACAaacaatgatgatgatgaaggaaGTGGCCGACGCCTTACAACCCCATCCAAACTTAAAATCCTTATGCATAGCATCATATCAAGTCAGAGAATGGCCCAAATGGATGATAGAGCCATCATTACTCCAACTAACACACCTTCACCTTTCGTCTTGCATAGAATGTCAGTGTTTGCCTCCTCTAGGGGAACTCCCACTTCTCGAGAGCCTGAAAATATACTGCATACCGGAAGTGAAATACGTGGGTGGTGAGTTCTTGGGATCATCATCAGCAATTGCATTTCCAAGGTTGAAGCATCTGTCTTTTAAAATCATGTCAAAGTGGGAAAATTGGGAAGTAAAAGAAGAAGGGAGGAAAGTAATGCCATGTCTTCTTTCCTTGGAAATAACAAGAAGTCCAAAGCTTGCGGCAGTACCAAACCTCCTGCTCCAGAGGAAACCACCAATTAAGCTTTTGTTAAAAGGACGTTGGGCACCGTAAATGTTAAAACGCCCCACCTATTCTCTCTTTTAACCcccttttgttttaaataaaaataataatactcctcttctttttccctaacccttcttttctctctttttcttcttccctcacctttttcttttctcttattatttttatttgagaaaaataaaataaaaaaagggtaaaGAGGAAATAGGTGGAAGCCCTTAACATTTGTCCATTGGCTCTACGCTAGCTGGTTGCCCTCCATGCAAGtaattattctcttttctttttaattttgcttttctataattatttatgtcatctctttctttcctttttctttttcctttttttatatatttatttatatattttgccAATTCCCTAGTTACTAAGAGTAAGTTTAACCATATCTTTtagttaattatttataaatgtaAATTCATATGTCTATTgtcctttattttaaaaaataagaagtaataacaaattttatataaaatatatcaacTTTAATACAAAATTATGAACTTCTCCCCACATATATTCTTGAAAActactttcaaaaatttttaaatataaaatagtgaaattaattttttgaaactatttttaaaaatcataaatcttTTAAGGTAAGTATGTAAAAGTTTCTTTATTGTAGACAATAGTTactactattttaaaaaaataaaaaaataaaaaaagtgcaTCCAAACCATAGTAgttttccattttaaatcaatttgtttttcaaagtaaaaatttctttaatttttttttttttttttttgaaagaaatttaatttaatttcccaAATGCTTGAGAAATAACTAGTTGGAAAACTCTATTCCTTCCTCAAGTCTGAAAGTCAGAAATATCCTCTTTTGACTTTGATAATTGATGATATGCAGGTATGAGATGATCCATCCATGGGGCATATTCTATCCAAAACAACCTTTCAAGTGAAGAGAAGTAATTAAGTTTTTGGTATGAAAGTAGATCTATCATTGCATTGGATTTCATGATAAATAGATGTAAAGTTGCGATTCATATGTCATGAGAAAACATTCCATTACATATAAGTttatcctttctttttctccctcATTTGTTTGTCAGATAAATACCATACATAAATTATTCTTTAGTATTTCTtgtcctattttttatttttaaaatttgaaaaataaaatacaatttagTATAGGAAGTActgtaaaaagggaaaaaaaaatcctaacccttttgtttgatgatttttgccccccaaaaaaaaagggaaaataaataaatttaaagaaatatataagaaaattttagtggatttaaaccattttttcattttttttttttacttttccttttctttggcTTTTCCTTGTATCATGTTTGtttaattctttaatattttttgctCAAACTTTCCAAGATCTAAATGCAATTCTATAATTTGGATAATCTCTCGCATcacaaatttaagaaattttgtttatatttgtaCGAACAGGTTTTATTACAATTGAAAATGGTTTGATAGcttattcaaaagaaaaagtgaaaacagtttttttaaaacaaaaataatagatgtatttatttttagtcattttaaaatttcttttaggcTATAAGTACAAACCATAATTAACTCAAAATCCACATAAATATAAGAGAGAATGGatacataatattattattaagagGATCTCTCGCTTcattgaagggaaaaaaaaatacataagttatgtttgattcccgaaaaatatgagaaaaaatgcaagaaaataaaatagagaggaaaagtaaaaaaaataaaaagtgaaagaaaataaaaaataaatttaaaatcaataaattattttatatgctacttcaaactcatttaacttatttttcttcttttatgtacatattaaataattttaaaatgtataaatttctatttaattttaattatatttgattttcctttttgttttccatgttgaaactaaatatgataaaataattttccttaacatttttttttctttccttaatactttccggaaaccaaacatagtcgtAATGTTTTGTTAAGATGatatctttattattattattattatttatatatatatgctacAAATTAATAGAGAgactatttattttgattttgagtttttgtttttatttttattttgacattttataacctcttttagtttttttattacaagttaatggaaaacatttatttttcttttgatggtttataattatttaaaacctgATTAATTCCActatctttaaaagaaaattctaacCTTAATTGATTGAAattcttgatttttcaaaatttagtaaagaattgaaaatgaatattgtaaaatatGACTATCATGAAAATCATGAAATGCTCAAAATTAGTAAAAGTTTTAgtactataattttttatcaaatgaagaTAAATAATAGCCCTAACAAAACACTATTCATCCTTCTTTTATTGTATGTAGACATATATATAAAGTGAATTACTAAGCTAAATAAATCCTAGCTTTCATTTGGATCTTGAAAGCATTGaggaaatatacaaaaaaaagaaaaaaaaaagaaaaaaaaaatagagaaacatAGTTGGAGAGAaattacaagaaaagaaaagaaatagaaataagaaattCAAATGGAAAGTCTAAAGCTTCATGCAGATGTTGGAAAGCTTCATTAAGAAACCTGAGTGGTTTTAAAACTGTTTTAGTTGAACCACTTTATTTTCTTACctatttgtttggaatttttgtaCTAAGCTATCAAAGACCAAAAGAGGTGAAATTTATAGCCTCGATCCCTTAGGGTGTCTAATATTATATGGAAATACTTTGGAGTATAATTTTCTTCCAAACCAATcccaaaaattttgagaaatataATTAGTCCAAACCATTTCTATGTACCTCTCCCCTATAATTTCCAAATCTGTTTGGAATTTTCTCATGGGGTAAACATGGTTGAAATGTTATACTTGAATGGTTAGACTTATTATAGAGTCTATTATTAGGTAAAATAATAATGGATTTTAGTACTTTACCAAAAATTCACGAAAATTCAAAAACTACTAActagttagattttttttttatataaaaaaaataaaaaaataaaaaaaataaaaaatttcctcaTTCTTGGGAAATCTCATTTTCTCATGAAGTTACCTCCATAAACCCAATTCAATGtattatattagattttttgAGATTAATTTGGGTCCTTCCAATGTTGAAATAAATTCATCCATAGTGGGTTGAAAGATATTTACCAAATTCCCCTCGAGTATCAATGTCATAGATTGTCATTCTCATCAACTTCTAACAATCTATATGTGAATCAAACTTAAAATACAATATTTGTATTCATTCTTTTGTCAACCAAACAGTccaagaagtaaaaaaaaaatggtttaaaaatataaaaaaaattacacatatAAAAATCTAATTTCTAATAACACTTGCACAAAGAAGAGGTGGAGAACTGGAAAAAAATAGGAGGAAAAATATATGATGAGATTATTTACGTTTAATGTTTACTCAAGTAGAGATAAAAAATCTCTACTCCTTAATGTTTAAATCCAACTTCTACGTCATTTTCTCTCAACAAAGAGAAGGGGAAGGACAAGAAGAAACCTCTAGGGAAAGGGAAAATGAAGAGAATTGACCTAAttatatttccttttcaaatatgAATTAACCTAATTATCTACATTAGGATGTGATCAAAGGTTACCACCAAAATTTCAGGCATACTCCTTTGTATTGTAGTGTCCATGTCTTTATGTGTAACATTTGGCAACTCTTAAGTGTGACATGTGGTGCATCTAGtatattcttaataatttttcatctCTATGAGTAAAATTTGGCAACCTTTAAATGTGTTGCTTCTAGTACATTCTCAAATTAATCACTCATACTAATTGTCTAGTTAATACAATTATTTTCTAACTTATTTGTGtagttttgatattatttaactTTCCTGGGTCttttaaattattagaaatttaattatttcacaAAGCTTTTACTTACTCGAAATTTAAGATACAAACGTAtgaacaaaatgaaaattttatttcatttgaacTTCGATTGTTATACCAAACCTCCTATGTCAAAACTAGCCTagtctctttcttattttatttctctcttaTAATACCATTACTTAATGTTAAGTAGAGTGAGcatattaatttaatagtttagatatattatttgtcaaaattaattgagaatgaATTTCAATTATCACTCCTTGGAACTTATTATTGTAATGATTGTTTACTAAAATGTATGtttgattattaaaatttagttaatagtttcaaattttgaaagtaaCATTTTAGttgtaaaaattaattgaaataatttattcttatgGATACTTACATAAGTGCCAACtctcatttctaattttatactCCAGTTGTGAACATCATATTGAGTTGTTAAGTCATTGAATTGTTGAAGATGttaattttatacaaaaataataaataaatatcacttttaaaatctaaaatatcaAAGTGCATATTAGAACAACATTTAAAGTTTGGTTTGgttgtattttttataaaaagagaaaCACTTGGAAAAATAATTCTTCCGAAAACATTTGTACTAAAAgcactttaaaaaagaaatattttcgaGCACACTCTTAAgtcctatttgtttttttattgaataggaaaaattaaaatattaattttttctattcaattaaaagtaacttattaatatcaatcaacataattaaactaaatttattgatgcacaagttcactttaattatattggttgatattAACAAGTTGTTTTtcactgaataaaaaaagtcatatattttaactttttttatttagttaaaaaacaaatatcatctTAGTATAAAATTTAATAGATAGGTGTTTCTTCTGGAAGTTATTCTTCTAGTACGTAACATGTTTCAAAATTGCTTGACCCGTTAAATTTATTGGTAATCATAAAGCAATGGTTGATTGAAATGTCATGATCGTATTCATTGAGGTGGATTTACTACCAAAACCAAAACTCAATTACTAATTTATGTTAATGGTGTATATGGTGAAATATAGAATTTATTAAGGCCATgaagattttttgttttattggaTCGCTAGATTGTAGTGGCAGAGGGAAGCAGTTAGCGGCAAAAGTGATCAGCTACCATTGCCAACAGGCAGATGGGGATAGTGCAGTGTTTTATTCCAAACACATCATAAGATCATTCATCTGCTGCTATCAGTCGATTACGTTTTGTTGGGTTTTTCCTCATGTGGAAGGCCCAAATTAAGAGTCTAAAATTTAAAGCCTCTTAGGCCTTTATATAAAAGGGCTAGAAAaagaatcatttttcttcttcttcttccaattttttgCAGCCACCAGAGGtaggagaaaagagagagaaaggggagaaccaccatttttgaagttagagagaaaaattcagtttttttcttcactacccagatttcatcaaaggtccGATCCCGCTTCATCTGTGGGCCGATCGACCTGAAATTTGGAGAGGTTCATGATTCATTGATCTTCATTCTGAACGGtgaagatcggatttggagATCTGGATGGTCATCTTTCAGTCCGAGAACAGAGCCTCCGTTTTGATGCGTTTTCTATCCGGCACAGTTTTGATCATGAACTCTGATCAAGGTTAATCCGTGGTTTGATTGCGCCGATTTTTGGAGAGAACATTCAgaactcattgatcttcattctgaacggtggagattggatttggagttctgaaaagttatattttagTCCGAGAATAGTGGTGTGTTTGGTGAGATCTCTCCATTGTTTTTATGCAAAGTTGTTGAAATTGCCAAGATCAATTTGTCTTGAGATATGGTTGATGTATGCTTCTAGTCTAGTTTTATCTAAAGAGAATTGTGTAACCCAttaattatattagtggagtttttaagtggcctaagggtcctgtggtttttacttctcatATTGGAGAAGGTTTTCCACACTAAAATTACTGGTGTTCATATACTTGTTGATTGGGTGTCTTCTTGCTACTCTATTTAATTGATTCCTATTAGGTTCTCATAAAAGAGGATAAAACCTAGTTGTGCATTCTTTGTATTTATCCCAtcaaagtggtatcagagcattggTTCAAGATAATTTATGCCTTGTGTAGAACAATTTAAAGCAATACAAGTAGAATGATTACTCTGAATGGCTCCAATTATCATGTTTGGAAAGGAAATATGGAAGACTTATTGTATGTGAAGGATTATTATTTGCCTATGTTTGCTTCTGaaaagccaaaaaataaaactgATGTAGAATGAAATTTACTTCATTGGCAGGTTTGTGGTTATATCAGACAGTGGGTAGATGATAATGTTCTCAATCATGTTAGTGAAGAGAAAAATGCACATAGTCTATAGAACAAGCTCGAACAATTATATGCTTGAAAGACTGGTAACAATAAATTGTTTCTGATCAAGAAGATGATTAGCTTGAAGTATCAAGATGGAACTCCTATGACAAATCACTTGAATACATTCCAAGGTATTATTAATCAGTTGGCTAGAATGAATATCAAGTTTGAGGAAGAGGTGCAAGGGTTGTGGCTTCTTGGTACATTGTCGAACTCGTGGGAGATGTTTAGAACTTCTTTGTCTAACTTAAACCCAGATGGTACTATGAATATGGATTTGGTTAAGAGTTGTGTTCTGAATGAAGAGATGAGAAGAAAGTCACAGGGTTCTTCTTCACAGTCAGATGTCCTAGTTACTGAAAAGAGGGGGAGGAGTAAGAGTAGAGGTTTGAAGAATAGGGACAGAAGCAAAAGCAAGACTAACAAGTTTGCTAATGTTGAGTGTCATTATTGTCATTTGAAAGGGCATATAAGGAAGTATTGTCGCCAATTGAAGAGAGATATGAAACAAGGGAAAGTGAAAGACAAGAAGAATGACAATGGTGGTGAAGATGATCGAGTTGCGACTACCACTTCAGATTTCCTTATTGTTTATGATAGTGATTTGTTAATTTTGCTTGCCAAGAGACCAGTTGGGTGATTGATAGCGGTGCCTCAATCCATGCTACACCTCGGAAAGATTTCTTTACATCCTACACATCTGGTGATTTTGGAAGTGTTAGGATGGGTAATGATGGCTCAACTAAAGCCATTAGTATGGGAGATGTGCATTTGGAGACTAG from Vitis vinifera cultivar Pinot Noir 40024 chromosome 9, ASM3070453v1 includes these protein-coding regions:
- the LOC100257552 gene encoding putative disease resistance protein RGA3 gives rise to the protein MADALLSIVLDRLASLIQQQFHHEVCLVVGVKREIQSLTNTLQIVRAVVADAEKRQVNEEPVKVWLERLKDIAYQMDDVLDEWSTAFLKSQIERVESPSMPKKKVSSCIPSPCICFKRVARRRDIALKIKGIKQEVDDIANERNQFDFKSTNNEELQRIITISAVDTTEVYGRDRDEGIILRQLLGTSCEQSLGLYTISVFGMGGIGKTTLAQLAFNHYDVKAHFEIRIWVCVSDPFVPIRILRAILEALQGQSSDLHDPEALQQKIQKSIYGKKFLLVLDDVWTEDYQLWEQLKNCLKCGGGGSRILVTTHNESVARMMRSTYMHSLGSLPLEQSQALFSQIAFCGKSTDKIEELEEIGKKIADKCKGLPLAVKALGSLMQSKNNKEDWENVLNSKMWELDVFEKKLSPALLLSYYDLPPPIKQCFSYCAVFPKDHSIERDDLIKLWMAQSYLNSKAGREMETVGREYFENLAARSFFQDFEKDDKGNIVRCKMHDIVHDFAQFLTHNECLNLEDDSENLKTNLYLQKGRHASLMVHGSTKFPFSDNNVRNLRTLLVVFDDRYRIDPFPPYSFQQFKYLRAMDLRGNDSIVELPREVGEFVHLRYLNLSYCRRLETLPETISELWNLQTLNVCCSLRLKKLPQGMGNLVNLRHLLISGGIYGVRSLPKGVGRLTSLRTLPAFIVCDEDASDEVASDVCEIEEMRKLNELRGELEIKGLSSVEDAGEAEKAELKNKKHLHGLTLSFKPWKKQTMMMMKEVADALQPHPNLKSLCIASYQVREWPKWMIEPSLLQLTHLHLSSCIECQCLPPLGELPLLESLKIYCIPEVKYVGGEFLGSSSAIAFPRLKHLSFKIMSKWENWEVKEEGRKVMPCLLSLEITRSPKLAAVPNLLLQRKPPIKLLLKGRWAP